In Arachis stenosperma cultivar V10309 chromosome 1, arast.V10309.gnm1.PFL2, whole genome shotgun sequence, one DNA window encodes the following:
- the LOC130979010 gene encoding nucleosome assembly protein 1;3-like has translation MQRFEIVNGVTEVEGIADEKTAGAKEDEEKGVPAFWLNAMKNNEVLAEEISEHDEGALKFLKDIKWSRIDNPKGFKLEFYFNTNPYFTNTILTKTYHMIDEDEPILEKVQVCERNHQLVDEVMVAVTLVELSVDGSIMGTVEIKLPEEGVEGLGSIMGEKQ, from the exons ATGCAGCGCTTTGAGATAGTTAATGGTGTCACTGAAGTTGAAGGAATAGCAGACGAGAAAACTGCAGGTGCTAAAGAGGACGAAG AAAAAGGAGTACCTGCTTTTTGGCTCAATGCAATGAAAAACAATGAAGTGTTAGCTGAAGAG ATTTCAGAGCATGATGAAGGTGCTCTCAAGTTTCTCAAAGATATCAAGTGGAGCAGGATAGACAACCCAAAAGGATTCAAGCTTGAGTTTTATTTCAATACTAATCCTTATTTCACAAACACTATTTTGACAAAAACATATCACATGATTGATGAGGATGAGCCAATATTGGAAAAA GTTCAAGTCTGTGAAAGAAACCACCAACTCGTTGATGAGGTCATG GTGGCAGTGACTTTGGTGGAGCTGTCGGTTGATGGTTCTATTATGGGTACTGTTGAAATTAAGCTTCCAGAAGAAGGAGTAGAAGGCCTTGGTTCTATTATGGGAGAGAAACAATAA
- the LOC130979003 gene encoding uncharacterized protein LOC130979003 has product MNLVINLSNRRLYFFCPFSLLRHELTPTLYCCVLLAICVGSNGYDHHLHGHPLDPVAESVFIAAPLAFAYVHVFRLSFELSSLHHPDFDLSHPFDGFKNQDAFGTLSSLHTRPNICSGSCSYPNCSASSALVPRAYICLDTCSDSRDEDLSSDIIYHSSNFNKEDLRKIWTPVGPMLEDPHPTATVRSVLARYHSLLLTRNSDRQHLGTKEVTCCHIKGSTPHI; this is encoded by the exons ATGAATCTTGTAATTAACCTATCTAACAGGCGGCTATATTTTTTTTGCCCTTTTTCCCTACTAAGACATGAACTCACCCCTACATTATATTGTTGTGTTCTTCTCGCTATCTGTGTTGGTTCAAACGGGTATGATCATCATCTTCACGGACATCCTTTAGATCCTGTGGCAGAGAGCGTTTTTATTGCAGCACCTTTGGCTTTTGCGTATGTACATGTTTTTCGATTGTCATTCGAACTCTCTTCATTACATCACCCCGATTTTGATCTATCACATCCTTTTGATGGCTTCAAGAATCAAGATGCATTTGGCACACTCTCCAGTCTTCACACCCGACCCAATATTTGCTCCGGTTCCTGTAGTTACCCTAATTGCTCAGCCAGCTCAGCTCTAGTCCCTAGAGCCTATATCTGCCTCGATACATGTTCTGATTCTAGAGATGAGGACCTTTCTTCTGACATCATTTATCATTCATCGAATTTTAACAAGGAGGACCTAAGAAAGATATGGACACCCGTAGGCCCGATGCTAGAGGACCCGCACCCGACAGCAACAGTTAGGAGTGTCCTTGCCAG gtaccactcCCTCCTCCTCACGAGGAACTCGGATAGGCAGCACCTCGGCACTAAAGAGGTCACATGCTGTCATATTAAGGGATCTACACCTCACATTTAG